From one Erinaceus europaeus chromosome 4, mEriEur2.1, whole genome shotgun sequence genomic stretch:
- the LOC103127289 gene encoding beta-defensin 110 codes for MKINLFFFILLFCLTVLPARKSYSQYDELDLTRECRKGNGRCKVECQENEIRIAFCIKFATHCCLER; via the exons ATGAAGAttaatctatttttctttattctgctCTTTTGTCTCACAGTTTTACCAG CCAGAAAGAGCTATTCCCAATATGATGAATTGGATTTGACAAGAGAGTGCAGAAAGGGTAATGGTCGATGTAAAGTTGAATGCCAAGAAAATGAAATTAGGATTGCTTTCTGCATAAAATTTGCAACTCATTGCTGCTTAGAGAGGTAG